The window GAATGTTCACTTTTTTGTCCAGTGTACTGTTGCCAGGTATTGCTCCAGTCAGCACATGagctaaaattttattttcatttttgcaattatttatgatttttttggtCTCTTCTTCCATGTCACTCCAACTGCCACTATTAAAGCTGATCATCTGTGGCACTGCGTTGGTCAGTGTGAATGTAGATTCAGCAGTGTCTTCATCAGCTGCGTGAGAGTTTGGAAACAGGTGACCACGATTCACTTTACAGTTTCCACTGTAGTCTTCATTGATGGCCTGATTTACACGTGTCAGAACAGTCATCTCAGCAACACGAGGTTCAAGCTACAGATGTttaaaatacagagaaacaattactaaaacacTCTAAGTTGAACCATACTAATTATTGGCAtagttactcaaaaatgaaaattctgttatttactCCGTCAcgttgttttaaacctgtatgcTGTTACGTTCTCCTGTGGAGCTCAAGTTCCTCTTGATTTGCTATATTATAAGTCttcttaatttatatttttgtgtgaggaacaaCAAACCTGtcatttgaaaatcttgaaagTTAACTCCTTTCTGGATCTTGACAAACATGgccacatgaaaaaaaaagatccatTTGTTTTTCAGGGGAAAAAGCAGGGTTTTAAAGTGTTTGGTTTATTTATACtggtggggacttaaacctgaatacacacacaatCATGGGGACTCGTGTCACAGTGGGGAATTAAACtaaggtccccatgggtacaaaagcttataaatcatacagaatgagttttttttttttttttttttttttttttgagaaagtaaaaatacagaaagtttcctgtgactggtaggtttaggtgtaggacTGGTGTAGAGCAACAGAAAATAtgatttgtacagtataaaaaccattacacctatggagAGTCTCTAAAAGGATAGCTGACCAGATGTGTGTGCAACATGAGGTTtatgtaaatgacagaattattaaacagccaataaaacatttgcagaGGCATTATAAAAGCATTATGAAGCTCGGTCTCtacaaacataataaaaatcattgaatctctgaaaaaaacaaacaaatatgaaaaacatcACCTCAGGCTCAATCATCCAATTTACGTCTGGTCTTTTGAAGGATTTCTTCCCAGTATATTTGTAGGCTGAAAAAACGGGGATCTTACTTGTTGTGTCATAGACAGTTGCAAACCTGTAAGCTCCCTTATATTTTTGACAGATGAGTTTGTAGCGATTGTTATCCTGTGAGACTGAATTACCCAGAATACCAGGAATCACTGGAGGCTGTCCGTTTAAAAAGAAATCGCTGCATGTATTGAATGATTCCACGACTT of the Labeo rohita strain BAU-BD-2019 chromosome 19, IGBB_LRoh.1.0, whole genome shotgun sequence genome contains:
- the LOC127181740 gene encoding endonuclease domain-containing 1 protein, whose amino-acid sequence is MKMHLFVISVLLVLGFPFIMTEVVESFNTCSDFFLNGQPPVIPGILGNSVSQDNNRYKLICQKYKGAYRFATVYDTTSKIPVFSAYKYTGKKSFKRPDVNWMIEPELEPRVAEMTVLTRVNQAINEDYSGNCKVNRGHLFPNSHAADEDTAESTFTLTNAVPQMISFNSGSWSDMEEETKKIINNCKNENKILAHVLTGAIPGNSTLDKKVNIPSFMWMAFCCYNSTEKKWVSQAYWAPNVEENKKVKIVYESVQKLQDFFNQNEMENVQLFTNNCN